One Acidobacteriota bacterium genomic window carries:
- the thiL gene encoding thiamine-phosphate kinase produces MILKEIGEIKIIEWIKNNFQLSSKNVLVGIGDDTSVLRLGKNNFLITKDLLIEDVHFKKEFHPPFILGKKSISVNVSDVASMGGTPLYALLGGGFPKELEWDWLEDFLNGIKSSLDKYKIELIGGDICLSEKIFISITLIGRCKKYSMRKGAKTGDKIFVSGELGNSSMGLELLISGKRLGEDKIADKLIKSHLDPEPRLKLGKYLVKNNLVNSMIDLSDGLSKDIHNLCRESACGADIYLNSIPVSKELEYFSKYLNKDKYFYSIHGGEDYELLFTSSKNKSDKIKKISKKIKIIGIIKEKEKGINLIKDGKKIPLKPEGWEHF; encoded by the coding sequence ATGATTTTAAAGGAAATCGGTGAAATAAAAATAATCGAATGGATAAAAAATAATTTTCAATTATCTTCAAAAAATGTTCTGGTGGGTATTGGAGATGATACGTCTGTTTTAAGACTTGGGAAGAATAATTTTCTCATCACCAAGGATTTATTAATTGAAGATGTCCATTTTAAAAAAGAATTTCATCCGCCGTTCATCCTGGGTAAAAAATCTATTTCAGTAAATGTTTCTGATGTAGCCTCAATGGGAGGAACACCTCTTTATGCCTTATTGGGAGGAGGATTTCCTAAAGAATTAGAATGGGATTGGCTTGAAGATTTCCTAAACGGGATAAAATCTTCATTAGATAAGTATAAAATTGAGCTGATCGGAGGAGATATATGCTTATCCGAAAAAATATTTATATCGATAACTCTTATTGGAAGATGTAAAAAATATTCGATGAGAAAAGGAGCAAAAACTGGGGATAAAATTTTTGTATCCGGTGAACTTGGAAACTCATCAATGGGTCTTGAATTGTTAATTTCCGGAAAAAGACTTGGTGAAGATAAAATTGCTGATAAACTCATTAAATCCCATCTTGATCCAGAACCCCGACTTAAACTTGGAAAGTATTTAGTCAAAAATAATCTGGTTAATTCAATGATTGATTTAAGCGATGGATTATCAAAAGATATTCATAATTTGTGCAGAGAGAGTGCCTGCGGAGCAGATATCTATCTCAATTCAATCCCTGTATCCAAAGAACTTGAATATTTTTCGAAGTATCTTAATAAAGATAAATATTTTTACTCAATCCATGGTGGAGAAGATTATGAACTTCTCTTTACTTCTTCGAAAAATAAATCAGATAAAATAAAAAAAATCTCAAAAAAAATAAAAATTATTGGCATAATAAAAGAAAAAGAGAAGGGAATAAATCTCATTAAAGATGGGAAAAAGATTCCATTAAAGCCTGAGGGTTGGGAACACTTTTAA
- a CDS encoding DUF6600 domain-containing protein has protein sequence MKYIKLSSLIILIIFIFALTLFSEEQSTGNMQGGIGRLSYIQGNVYIQRASELGYEEASINLPVVEGDRIGTSDGRAEVYLGRSNYLRLDYDTKIDFLSFPSEDYGKLSIKLWAGRTFLRVNNIYNEKEIEITTQNVTVYVLKEGLYRIDINYEGNTEVSVLDGLAEVSSYEGTYILRSNQKIETYNGKFTSRPFYITFVEDSFSDFNRTREEMIQARKYRRTYLPSELNDYEWEFDYYGRWHYLNPYGWVWTPVSVYYGWRPYYWGRWGWYPRWGWTWIPYEPWGWAAYHYGRWGWNLSLGWYWIPTPIWGPAWVYWGWGYDWIGWCPIDYWGYPVVIINNFYYRNYNNNIPSNSSAWTFIRKDQLQARDISKAVLSKDRIKQIGTVQVTKNQPDLKPVFGKVQAQPLKGKKVFLRNEPTISPEKGYESRTIEKRSSRRMEEFPASEKNAIDKNTFSRRKEIPETSRITREPKSDDSASVPSREKIIKKRDYKNEYPFSVFNDSRTKFRSRDRREREPENLRKYQPYSRSERKENKSSIREIFKSFSGGGTVKRGVSERGDGSSRGRITRDSRSSSSSSSSSRGSSGRSSSGGRKAVKKKD, from the coding sequence ATGAAATACATAAAATTATCTTCGTTGATAATATTAATAATATTTATATTTGCATTAACTCTATTTTCTGAGGAACAATCCACTGGCAATATGCAGGGTGGAATCGGCAGGCTAAGCTACATTCAGGGAAATGTTTACATACAGAGAGCTTCTGAGCTTGGATATGAGGAAGCCTCAATAAATTTGCCTGTTGTAGAAGGTGATAGAATTGGAACCTCTGATGGAAGAGCTGAAGTTTATTTAGGCAGATCAAATTATCTGAGACTTGATTATGATACAAAAATTGATTTTCTTTCTTTTCCTTCTGAAGATTATGGAAAGTTATCAATAAAATTATGGGCAGGAAGAACATTCTTAAGAGTTAATAATATTTATAATGAGAAGGAAATCGAGATAACAACTCAAAATGTCACAGTCTATGTACTAAAAGAAGGTCTTTATAGAATCGATATAAATTATGAAGGAAATACAGAAGTCTCTGTTTTGGATGGACTGGCTGAAGTTTCTTCCTATGAAGGCACCTATATTTTGAGAAGTAATCAGAAAATCGAAACTTATAATGGGAAATTTACCTCAAGACCTTTTTATATTACTTTTGTTGAAGATAGTTTTTCAGATTTCAATAGAACAAGGGAAGAAATGATTCAGGCAAGAAAATACAGAAGAACTTACCTCCCTTCAGAGTTAAACGATTATGAATGGGAATTTGACTATTACGGAAGATGGCACTATTTAAATCCTTACGGCTGGGTGTGGACTCCGGTGAGTGTTTATTATGGATGGAGGCCCTATTATTGGGGAAGATGGGGTTGGTATCCTCGATGGGGATGGACCTGGATTCCTTATGAACCCTGGGGATGGGCTGCTTATCATTATGGAAGATGGGGCTGGAACCTTTCATTAGGGTGGTACTGGATTCCTACCCCTATATGGGGTCCTGCCTGGGTATACTGGGGCTGGGGATATGACTGGATTGGCTGGTGTCCTATCGACTATTGGGGATATCCTGTTGTAATAATAAACAATTTTTATTACAGAAATTATAACAACAATATTCCTTCAAATTCTTCAGCATGGACATTTATTCGAAAAGACCAGCTCCAGGCAAGAGATATCTCCAAGGCTGTTTTAAGCAAGGATAGAATAAAACAAATCGGCACAGTGCAGGTTACAAAAAATCAACCTGACCTTAAACCAGTATTTGGAAAGGTTCAGGCTCAACCTCTCAAAGGGAAAAAAGTATTTCTTAGAAATGAGCCCACAATTTCTCCTGAAAAAGGTTATGAATCAAGAACTATTGAAAAAAGATCTTCCAGAAGAATGGAAGAATTTCCCGCTTCCGAAAAAAATGCAATCGATAAAAATACATTTTCAAGAAGAAAAGAAATCCCGGAAACATCTCGAATAACAAGAGAGCCAAAGAGTGATGATTCAGCCTCAGTTCCATCAAGAGAAAAAATTATAAAGAAAAGAGATTATAAGAACGAATATCCATTCAGTGTTTTTAATGATTCAAGAACTAAATTTAGATCAAGAGATCGTCGTGAAAGAGAACCTGAGAATTTAAGAAAATATCAACCATACTCAAGAAGTGAGAGAAAGGAAAATAAATCTTCCATAAGAGAAATATTTAAATCATTTTCTGGAGGAGGCACTGTAAAAAGAGGAGTCTCCGAGAGAGGCGATGGATCCTCTCGGGGAAGAATTACCAGAGACTCTCGTAGTTCCTCCTCCAGTTCATCCTCTTCAAGAGGAAGCAGTGGCAGAAGTAGCAGTGGAGGCAGAAAAGCAGTCAAGAAAAAAGACTAA
- a CDS encoding PBP1A family penicillin-binding protein has protein sequence MILKVKKSHFKLFIFSAFTLLAILTGVGSGIFLSYERDLPKISQLEDYRPNTMSIVYGINGEKIGEFAIEKRIPIAYSSIPDVLKYAIISAEDSRFFKHWGIDIWGILRAIKENIIAIRAKEGGSTITQQLARLLFLTPEKTLKRKIKEMLLSFQIEKNYTKEQIFTFYCNQIYLGHGVYGVEAASQFYFGKSAKELNLGEAALIASLHRSPQRYSPYINPNLSVSRRNWVLDRMKNEGYITKKEAVAEKKKPIILNPFPKQINDYSAYVLEEIRKYLEEKYDTRTIYEGGLKIYTGIDPIAQKLAEKYIKDGIRKIDKRQGWRKPQINLLENGVHDLENYKMSPWPRRFQEGEIYQGMTLLSEKDKALIRLGNLTGILDKKEIQWAGRDSIQRLIKKGDIVSVKIVTIDEKNNLAILSLEQEPIVEGAFIALDPRSGEIKAMVGGYSFHKSQFNRAVQALRQTGSAIKPLIYAAALQDGFTPASILIDEPITFFDRWTGKPWTPKNFKDSYKGLVTLRRGLEESRNVVTAKIVEKITPERTIEYIRKLGITSKLDPFMSLSLGSFEVSLLEMVSAFSSFINNGIRMKPYIIKRIEDMEGNILEENNVEAHEVMPAAYAYLITNLMEGVVKRGTATKALVLNRPIAGKTGTTNEFTDAWFIGSTPSLIAGVWVGFDEKKSLGENEVGARAALPIWIDFMKEYLENQPVENFTAPPNVVFIKIDRMTGLLATPYCSHVIEEAFIPGTEPTKFCSEQEHYKISDYFKTIQAIE, from the coding sequence ATGATATTAAAAGTAAAAAAATCTCATTTCAAACTTTTTATTTTCTCTGCATTCACACTGCTTGCAATTCTAACAGGTGTGGGTTCTGGTATTTTTCTTTCCTATGAAAGAGACCTCCCTAAAATTTCTCAGCTCGAGGATTACAGACCCAATACGATGAGCATTGTATATGGGATTAATGGAGAAAAAATTGGAGAATTTGCGATAGAAAAGCGAATCCCCATTGCTTACAGTTCTATTCCTGATGTTCTAAAATATGCAATTATTTCTGCCGAAGATAGCCGTTTCTTTAAGCATTGGGGAATTGATATATGGGGAATACTTCGAGCTATTAAGGAAAATATAATAGCAATCAGAGCAAAGGAGGGTGGAAGTACAATTACCCAGCAATTGGCCAGGCTTCTATTTCTCACCCCCGAAAAAACTCTAAAAAGAAAAATTAAAGAAATGCTGCTTTCTTTTCAAATTGAAAAAAATTACACTAAAGAACAAATTTTTACATTTTACTGTAATCAAATTTATTTAGGTCACGGAGTTTATGGAGTTGAAGCTGCTTCCCAATTCTATTTTGGAAAAAGTGCAAAAGAATTAAATTTAGGAGAAGCTGCCCTCATAGCTTCCCTCCACAGATCTCCACAAAGATACTCTCCTTATATCAATCCTAACCTATCTGTTTCGCGAAGAAACTGGGTTCTGGACAGGATGAAAAATGAAGGCTACATTACAAAAAAAGAGGCAGTAGCAGAAAAGAAAAAACCGATAATTTTAAATCCTTTTCCAAAGCAGATAAATGATTATTCTGCTTATGTCCTTGAAGAAATCAGAAAATACCTGGAAGAAAAATACGATACCAGAACAATATATGAAGGCGGATTAAAAATATACACAGGAATTGATCCCATTGCCCAAAAATTAGCAGAAAAGTATATAAAAGATGGCATTCGAAAAATTGATAAAAGACAGGGCTGGAGAAAGCCCCAGATAAACCTCTTAGAAAATGGGGTTCATGATTTAGAAAATTATAAAATGTCCCCATGGCCGAGAAGATTTCAGGAGGGAGAAATATATCAGGGAATGACCCTTCTTTCCGAAAAAGATAAAGCCCTCATCAGGTTGGGAAACTTAACCGGAATTTTAGATAAAAAAGAAATACAATGGGCAGGCAGAGATAGTATTCAAAGATTAATAAAAAAGGGTGATATAGTTTCAGTAAAGATTGTAACTATTGATGAAAAAAATAATTTAGCTATTCTCTCCCTCGAACAGGAACCAATTGTTGAAGGCGCTTTCATTGCATTAGACCCCCGCTCAGGTGAAATAAAAGCTATGGTAGGAGGATATTCCTTTCACAAAAGTCAGTTCAATCGGGCTGTTCAAGCATTGCGACAGACAGGATCGGCTATAAAGCCTTTAATTTATGCTGCTGCTTTGCAGGACGGATTTACTCCAGCTTCGATTCTTATCGATGAACCAATCACTTTTTTTGACAGATGGACAGGAAAACCCTGGACTCCAAAAAACTTTAAAGATAGTTATAAAGGACTTGTTACATTGAGAAGAGGTCTGGAAGAATCAAGAAATGTCGTAACTGCTAAAATCGTTGAAAAAATAACTCCTGAGCGTACAATAGAATATATAAGAAAACTTGGAATTACCTCAAAGCTGGACCCTTTTATGAGCTTATCCCTTGGCTCTTTTGAAGTTTCCCTTTTAGAAATGGTTTCTGCCTTTTCTTCGTTCATCAATAATGGAATAAGGATGAAACCTTATATCATCAAAAGAATAGAAGATATGGAAGGAAACATTCTCGAAGAAAACAATGTTGAAGCCCATGAGGTAATGCCTGCTGCATACGCTTATCTAATAACAAATTTAATGGAAGGGGTTGTAAAAAGAGGAACTGCCACAAAAGCTTTAGTTTTGAATAGACCGATAGCAGGAAAAACTGGAACAACCAATGAATTCACCGATGCCTGGTTCATCGGGTCAACTCCATCCCTGATAGCTGGGGTCTGGGTTGGATTTGATGAAAAAAAATCTCTTGGAGAAAATGAGGTTGGAGCAAGGGCTGCTCTTCCGATCTGGATTGATTTCATGAAAGAATATTTAGAGAATCAGCCTGTTGAGAATTTCACTGCTCCTCCTAATGTGGTTTTCATAAAAATCGACAGAATGACAGGACTTTTAGCAACGCCTTACTGTTCTCATGTAATTGAAGAAGCTTTCATTCCCGGGACAGAGCCAACAAAGTTCTGTTCTGAACAGGAACACTATAAAATTTCAGATTATTTCAAAACCATCCAGGCTATCGAATAA
- the tmk gene encoding dTMP kinase, with protein MRNYVFSLFFGVYVVIIILFMMKLKKGILIVFEGIDGSGKTTQAEIMLKKLKERGFDAVLFREPSNSYWGKKIKELSKKEFSLSPEEELECFLKDRKFDVENNIKPALKNKKIVLLDRYYFSNIAYQGAKGIDKKKIERLNKKIAIKPDLVIILDIEPETGLKRVSNVRKFERLFEKEDFLKKVRENFLSFKANNIKFVNGSKTIKEIYSEIEDIVFRLIKNREDK; from the coding sequence ATGAGGAATTATGTTTTTTCTTTATTTTTTGGGGTTTATGTAGTAATAATAATTTTGTTTATGATGAAACTTAAAAAAGGGATACTGATTGTATTTGAGGGAATTGATGGTTCTGGGAAAACAACCCAGGCAGAAATAATGCTGAAAAAATTAAAAGAAAGAGGGTTTGATGCTGTTTTATTCAGAGAACCTTCCAACTCCTATTGGGGTAAAAAAATAAAAGAGTTGTCGAAAAAAGAATTTTCATTGTCGCCTGAAGAGGAACTCGAGTGTTTTCTAAAAGACAGGAAGTTTGACGTAGAAAACAACATAAAACCTGCTCTTAAAAATAAAAAAATTGTTCTCCTCGATAGATACTATTTTTCAAACATTGCCTATCAGGGAGCAAAAGGAATCGATAAGAAGAAGATTGAGAGATTGAATAAAAAAATAGCGATTAAACCTGATCTGGTTATTATACTTGATATTGAGCCGGAAACAGGTCTGAAGAGGGTGAGTAATGTAAGGAAATTTGAAAGACTCTTTGAAAAAGAAGATTTTTTAAAAAAAGTGAGAGAAAATTTTTTAAGTTTTAAAGCAAATAACATCAAATTTGTCAATGGGTCAAAAACTATTAAAGAAATTTATTCAGAAATAGAGGATATTGTTTTCCGGCTTATTAAAAACAGAGAGGATAAATAA
- a CDS encoding carboxypeptidase regulatory-like domain-containing protein has product MKTTIKKFLILLILTLILSPLSFSQSKETGAIQGTIVDNTGVPLPGITVTIESAFGKKSVITDTRGVFRFPAIPPAMYSLTAELSGFVTVKRENIRLHANITLTVDITMEPAKIAEEVTVIGEAPVVDIKSSAPAANVVLTDELLRNVPNTQFMTAIITLAPGVSGYNAFGGAGSSANIYAIDGVDVSDPEGGTPWVFMDYQTIEEAQVIGIGLPAEFGGFTGAILNTVTKSGSNRLESYNEFLYQNEKWATDNTKKIKDEDWYVAWYQKIENVKKPPKDRFIDANFHLGGPFIKDKLWYFGGIQYYRIYHWYTGFPEARDYRQPRAFFKTSYQATETNKFSLSFEHDQYGGINRIPWGTDFAPNTSPEATVTQISPEWYWNVTWTKVFGPKTFLDAKFAGFWGYYYLEPRSGRDKNSHIDLADFSFTKNSPYWYMADRIRRQLNVNLSHYADEFIKGSHDFKFGMEIERNYNRSRYAYTGKNNMVYWDYYGEPYLAYQWEGYDQRIGMTRYTLFGQDSWAVSKRLNINAGLRYDIIRESILDEANDTFFPKNKQAGFGDRKPRGTQYVDVIYKPTNLAPRIGFSFDILGDRKNVLKAHWGKYYEGIFAATIMRMDPRYADYIGYYWDGAEWVEFYRSPLSENIYDIDKDIKHPYMEEFTVGFERELFRDASIGFTYIDRRWKNIIGAVNTAGIYEPKTWLDPGPDGVTGTGDDRTVQVYNQLNPGKDFYLITNPTKGMKNVYIDPYRSYKGYDFRFNKRFSNRWQLLLSYIYVDNKANINNTWSTNTGWTGLFTDPNYQINTEGKAEYVPKHVLKLYGTVILPLDVNLTVSYQYISGYYYTRLFRDTRRGMALGQGRPWINAEPMGSREYDAINNLDLRLEKTFKLANGRLGFVGDIFNVFNSDTVRSRYNRTGASFNKIRGIVTPRALRLGIRYFF; this is encoded by the coding sequence ATGAAAACCACAATTAAAAAATTTTTAATACTATTAATTCTGACCCTTATTCTATCTCCACTTTCCTTCTCACAGAGCAAAGAAACTGGAGCAATTCAGGGAACAATAGTTGATAATACAGGAGTACCATTACCAGGTATTACAGTTACAATTGAGAGTGCTTTTGGAAAAAAATCTGTCATAACTGACACCAGAGGAGTTTTCAGATTTCCTGCAATTCCTCCAGCCATGTATTCATTAACCGCAGAACTTTCTGGATTTGTAACAGTTAAAAGAGAAAACATTAGGTTGCACGCAAACATCACTCTTACAGTGGATATCACGATGGAACCAGCGAAAATCGCAGAAGAAGTAACAGTTATAGGAGAAGCACCTGTTGTCGACATAAAATCATCTGCTCCAGCAGCAAACGTTGTTTTAACTGATGAACTTTTAAGAAATGTTCCCAACACACAGTTCATGACAGCGATAATCACTTTGGCTCCTGGAGTTTCTGGATACAATGCATTTGGAGGAGCAGGTTCTTCTGCAAATATTTATGCAATCGATGGAGTGGATGTTTCTGACCCTGAAGGAGGTACACCCTGGGTATTCATGGATTATCAGACAATCGAAGAAGCTCAGGTCATAGGAATTGGATTACCGGCTGAATTCGGAGGATTTACAGGAGCAATTTTGAATACTGTAACAAAATCCGGAAGCAATAGACTTGAATCTTACAACGAGTTCCTCTATCAGAACGAAAAATGGGCAACGGATAACACTAAAAAAATAAAAGATGAAGACTGGTATGTAGCATGGTATCAGAAAATTGAAAATGTGAAAAAACCGCCAAAAGACAGATTTATCGATGCAAACTTCCATTTAGGAGGGCCATTCATCAAGGATAAACTCTGGTATTTTGGAGGAATTCAGTATTACAGAATCTATCACTGGTATACTGGCTTTCCTGAAGCCAGAGATTATCGCCAGCCAAGAGCATTTTTCAAAACATCCTATCAGGCAACTGAAACAAACAAGTTCTCCCTCTCATTTGAACATGATCAGTATGGAGGAATCAACAGAATTCCATGGGGCACAGATTTTGCACCTAATACCTCACCCGAAGCCACAGTAACTCAAATATCTCCTGAATGGTATTGGAATGTAACCTGGACAAAGGTATTTGGGCCAAAAACATTTTTAGATGCAAAATTTGCAGGATTCTGGGGTTATTATTACTTAGAGCCAAGAAGTGGGAGGGATAAAAATTCTCATATTGACTTAGCAGATTTTAGCTTCACAAAGAATTCTCCTTACTGGTATATGGCTGATAGAATAAGAAGACAGCTGAATGTGAACCTTTCTCATTATGCTGATGAATTCATAAAAGGCTCCCACGATTTCAAATTCGGAATGGAAATCGAGCGTAACTATAACAGGTCAAGGTATGCATACACAGGAAAGAACAACATGGTTTACTGGGATTATTATGGTGAACCATACCTTGCCTATCAGTGGGAAGGATATGACCAGAGAATAGGCATGACAAGATACACACTTTTCGGACAGGATTCCTGGGCTGTTTCAAAAAGATTGAACATCAATGCAGGTCTAAGATATGACATAATCAGAGAATCAATCCTTGATGAAGCAAATGATACTTTCTTTCCAAAAAATAAACAGGCAGGTTTTGGAGATAGAAAACCTCGTGGAACACAGTATGTGGATGTAATATATAAACCAACAAATTTAGCTCCTCGAATTGGGTTCTCTTTCGATATTCTTGGTGATAGAAAAAATGTCCTAAAAGCTCACTGGGGGAAATACTATGAAGGAATATTTGCAGCGACCATAATGAGAATGGATCCCCGTTATGCAGATTACATCGGCTATTACTGGGATGGAGCTGAATGGGTAGAATTCTATCGCTCACCCCTATCAGAGAATATCTATGATATTGATAAAGACATAAAACATCCTTACATGGAAGAATTCACAGTCGGTTTCGAAAGAGAACTTTTCAGAGATGCATCAATTGGTTTCACATACATCGACAGAAGATGGAAAAATATAATAGGAGCTGTAAATACCGCAGGAATATATGAGCCTAAAACATGGCTAGATCCAGGACCTGATGGAGTAACAGGAACTGGAGATGACAGAACAGTTCAAGTTTATAATCAGCTAAATCCAGGAAAAGATTTTTATCTAATCACGAATCCTACCAAAGGTATGAAAAATGTTTACATTGACCCGTACAGAAGCTATAAGGGATATGATTTCAGGTTCAACAAAAGATTCTCCAACAGGTGGCAGTTATTGCTTTCGTATATCTATGTGGATAATAAAGCCAACATAAACAATACGTGGTCAACAAACACTGGATGGACAGGTCTTTTTACCGATCCAAACTATCAGATAAACACAGAGGGAAAAGCTGAATATGTTCCAAAGCATGTTTTGAAATTATACGGAACAGTTATTCTTCCCCTTGATGTAAATTTAACTGTCTCCTACCAGTATATAAGTGGATATTACTACACGAGACTGTTCAGAGACACAAGAAGAGGAATGGCGCTGGGACAGGGAAGACCATGGATAAATGCTGAACCTATGGGTTCAAGAGAATATGATGCAATCAATAACCTGGATCTACGACTTGAGAAGACTTTCAAATTGGCAAACGGCAGATTGGGATTTGTTGGTGATATATTCAATGTTTTCAATTCAGATACAGTTAGATCTCGCTATAATCGCACAGGAGCTTCTTTCAATAAGATTCGAGGAATTGTCACACCAAGAGCATTAAGATTGGGTATCAGATACTTCTTCTAG
- a CDS encoding GWxTD domain-containing protein, whose protein sequence is MSLRFITTFFFLSLISHNLISNELTIFSNTSNKINNFYNFQDSINSLILKNSFYPINPANLLNYNNSVDPTNSKDSKNSLSEKWKKWLEEEVVYITSPKEKEIFLSLKSDRERETFVEAFWLQRDPTPGTPANEFKEEHYRRIEYVNKFLGRDTVRPGWMTDRGRVYIVLGEPMEIQRYETYQNIYPAELWYYHGDTSLGFPPYFYILFYKDKGIGEYKLYSPAGDGPEKLIVPSLSLNSQNRAEIYYEIKQVSSELASASLSLIPGEGVDPAGMFQSLSSDILLSNVFHSPIKKIDSQWAEKFLKYKEIITTDYSVKYVRSNHSTFLHQMDGKNFLHIIVEPYTLNLNQYENKVFAPLKINIKITDLNGKIIFQDEKDFSVEFTEENFKKIERRIPALGDLIPIIDGNFTLNFLIRNTASKEFTSFEEKIYSPKKSPYSIISPVLFLYNEKSLQKKNNNLIPFNINNSQLYPNSQKNYTPDEELIFFFEIYNFNEDIKNKEMRIQIEKDGKVLKDIYERISGSPIFLKKIPLKEFPPSEYKLKISVLDKNNEILSQLADFNVLPVASVPRPWNYSKIYPDINHPYFSLIRSYQLINSGRYDEAIQEIEKFYRKEKPHPDIAICLSKAYFYKNNFEKTIQTLLPLKEMENLELNIILGKSFLNLKNYNEAIFHFKKAINIGGETIELLNSLGICFYETGKKDESIKYFQKSLSLNPDQKEIKLFLEKIK, encoded by the coding sequence ATGAGTCTGAGATTTATAACTACATTTTTTTTCTTATCATTGATATCTCACAATCTCATCTCCAATGAATTAACAATCTTCTCCAATACTTCTAATAAAATAAATAATTTCTATAATTTTCAAGACTCAATAAATTCATTAATTTTAAAAAACTCATTTTACCCAATAAATCCTGCAAACTTATTAAATTACAATAATTCAGTAGATCCAACTAATTCAAAGGATTCAAAAAATTCTCTGAGCGAAAAATGGAAAAAATGGCTTGAGGAAGAGGTTGTTTATATAACTTCACCAAAGGAAAAGGAAATATTTTTATCCTTGAAATCTGACAGGGAAAGGGAAACATTTGTTGAGGCATTCTGGCTCCAGAGAGACCCAACTCCTGGAACTCCAGCAAATGAATTCAAAGAAGAGCATTACAGAAGGATTGAATACGTAAATAAATTTTTAGGAAGGGATACTGTAAGACCAGGATGGATGACAGATAGAGGAAGGGTTTACATTGTGCTTGGAGAGCCCATGGAAATTCAAAGATATGAAACTTATCAAAATATTTATCCTGCCGAACTATGGTATTACCATGGCGATACTTCATTGGGGTTTCCTCCATATTTTTATATTTTGTTCTATAAAGACAAAGGGATTGGAGAATACAAGCTTTATAGTCCAGCTGGAGATGGTCCTGAAAAACTGATCGTTCCTTCTCTATCACTCAATTCTCAGAATAGGGCTGAAATTTATTATGAGATAAAGCAAGTTTCTTCTGAATTAGCAAGTGCTTCTCTAAGCCTCATTCCAGGAGAGGGAGTCGATCCAGCAGGAATGTTTCAATCTTTATCTTCTGACATTCTTCTTTCAAATGTATTTCATTCTCCAATTAAAAAAATTGATAGCCAGTGGGCTGAAAAATTTCTTAAATACAAGGAAATTATTACCACGGATTACTCTGTTAAATATGTAAGAAGTAATCACTCTACATTTCTTCATCAAATGGACGGAAAAAATTTTCTCCATATTATTGTAGAGCCCTACACCCTGAATCTAAATCAGTATGAAAATAAAGTTTTTGCTCCATTGAAAATAAACATTAAAATAACTGATTTGAATGGAAAGATAATTTTCCAGGATGAAAAAGATTTTTCGGTTGAATTTACAGAAGAAAATTTTAAAAAGATTGAAAGAAGAATCCCGGCTCTTGGAGATTTAATTCCCATAATAGATGGAAATTTTACCTTAAATTTTCTTATAAGAAATACGGCATCAAAAGAATTTACATCATTTGAAGAAAAAATATACTCACCGAAAAAATCTCCTTACTCAATCATAAGCCCAGTATTATTCTTATACAATGAAAAATCCCTCCAGAAAAAGAACAACAATCTGATCCCCTTTAATATTAATAATTCTCAACTCTATCCCAATTCTCAGAAAAATTACACTCCCGATGAAGAGCTAATTTTTTTCTTTGAAATTTATAATTTCAATGAGGACATAAAAAATAAGGAGATGAGAATCCAGATAGAAAAAGATGGAAAAGTATTGAAAGATATTTATGAAAGAATAAGCGGTTCGCCTATTTTCCTGAAAAAAATTCCTCTTAAAGAATTCCCACCATCTGAGTATAAATTAAAAATTTCTGTTCTTGATAAAAATAATGAAATTCTTTCTCAGTTAGCTGATTTTAATGTATTACCGGTAGCAAGCGTTCCAAGACCATGGAATTATTCAAAAATATATCCAGATATAAACCATCCCTATTTCTCACTTATTAGAAGTTACCAGCTAATTAACTCAGGAAGGTATGATGAGGCTATTCAGGAAATCGAAAAATTTTATCGAAAAGAAAAACCCCATCCTGATATTGCCATATGCCTATCAAAAGCATACTTCTATAAAAATAATTTTGAAAAAACAATTCAAACCCTGCTCCCCTTAAAAGAAATGGAAAACCTTGAATTAAACATTATACTGGGGAAATCTTTTCTGAATTTGAAAAATTATAATGAAGCAATTTTTCACTTTAAAAAAGCAATAAACATTGGAGGAGAAACAATTGAACTTCTTAATTCTCTGGGAATCTGTTTTTATGAAACAGGAAAAAAGGACGAATCAATAAAATATTTTCAAAAATCTTTATCTTTAAACCCTGATCAGAAAGAAATCAAACTTTTTTTAGAAAAAATCAAATAA